The DNA window GGGATAATCCTTTGAACTTTTTAGTAATTGCATTAGCATATATTATATATGTTATTATGTTATAAATAGCTAAGTATAGTAATACTTTTTCTACTTTTTTGTCTTATTTTTATATTTTGATTCTTGCACTTATTTTGTTGTAAAATAGGTTGAAAATTGGTATATTTTATTTAAAAGTTTTTTTCTACTAAGAATGCAATATGGTCTTTTTCATATGGCTCCAATTTAATTTTTTCAAGAACTGTGAAACCTTTTTCTTTTAACTTTTTTTCTTCCTCTTTAAAAATCTTTTTAGGTTTCTGTACAACATCAATACTTCTTGCTTTTAGCATTAATAGTCCTTTTCCGTCTTCTTTAGCGAAAATATTCATGTTTTTTACAAATAGTTCAGTTTGAGTAGGCTGTGCAACGTCACAGTAAACTAAATCAACTTTTTCCACGATATTCAAATATTCTTTGGGTTTAGTTGCATCTCCAAGTATTGGGGCAATATTTGTTCTTTGGTTAGCAAGTCTAACAAGTTTTTTTGCAGTAACTGGTGAAAATTCAACTGCATAAATCAAACCATCTTTAATGATATCTGAGATATGGGATACTGTGGTTCCAGTAGATGCTCCTAAATAAAGAATTTTGCTGTTTTCTGGGATATCCAGTTTTTCCATTCCATTTAACAGACTAGCTGCAAGTTTGGATCTTGTAGGGTTCCAAATCCTATACTCTTTATCATCACTTTTAATTAGCGGTTCTCCATAAACGGAAGTGCCCACAACTAAATTTTCGGTTGCTAATTGGTTATCTTTTAGATAGATGTT is part of the Methanobrevibacter woesei genome and encodes:
- a CDS encoding fibrillarin-like rRNA/tRNA 2'-O-methyltransferase; the encoded protein is MNIYLKDNQLATENLVVGTSVYGEPLIKSDDKEYRIWNPTRSKLAASLLNGMEKLDIPENSKILYLGASTGTTVSHISDIIKDGLIYAVEFSPVTAKKLVRLANQRTNIAPILGDATKPKEYLNIVEKVDLVYCDVAQPTQTELFVKNMNIFAKEDGKGLLMLKARSIDVVQKPKKIFKEEEKKLKEKGFTVLEKIKLEPYEKDHIAFLVEKNF